In Aegilops tauschii subsp. strangulata cultivar AL8/78 chromosome 3, Aet v6.0, whole genome shotgun sequence, one genomic interval encodes:
- the LOC109766302 gene encoding ABC transporter G family member 36, producing the protein MDATAEIHKVASMRRDSGSIWRRGDDVFSRSSRDEDDEEALRWAALEKLPTYDRVRRAILPPLDGGEGAAPGAAAGKGVVDVHGLGPRERRALLERLVRVADEDNERFLLKLKDRLERVGIEMPTIEVRFEHLVAEAEVRVGNSGLPTVLNSITNTLEEAANALRILPNRKRTMPILHDVSGIIKPRRMTLLLGPPGSGKTTLLLALAGRLDKDLKVSGNVTYNGHGMEEFVPERTAAYISQHDLHIGEMTVRETLAFSARCQGVGTRFDMLTELSRREKAANIKPDADIDAFMKASSMGGLEANVNTDYILKILGLEMCADTMVGDEMLRGISGGQRKRVTTGEMLVGPAKALFMDEISTGLDSSTTFQIVNSLRQSVHILGGTAVISLLQPAPETYNLFDDIILLSDGQVVYQGPRDDVLEFFESVGFKCPERKGVADFLQEVTSKKDQKQYWVRGDESYRFVPVKDFVRAFQSFHTGRAIRKELAVPFDKSKSHPAALTTTRYGVSGTELLKANIGREILLMKRNSFVYMFRTFQLILMSFIAMTLFFRTKMKRDSVTNGGIYMGALFFGVLMIMFNGFSELALTVFKLPVFFKQRDLLFYPAWAYTIPSWILKIPITFVEVGGYVFITYYVMGFDPNVGRFFKQYLLMLAINQMAASLFRFIGGAARNMIVANVFASFMLLIFMVLGGFILVREKVKKWWIWGYWISPLMYAQNAISVNEFFGHSWDKILNSTASNETLGVQVLKYRGVFPEAKWYWIGLGAMLGYTLLFNALFTLALTYLKAYGNSRSSVSEDELKEKHANLNGEVLDNDRMLSPSNDGPIRMNTGNDSAIVEENSSPMQRGMVLPFLPLSLTFDNIRYSVDMPLEMKAQGVVEDRLELLKGVSGSFRPGVLTALMGVSGAGKTTLMDVLAGRKTGGYIQGNISISGYPKKQETFARVSGYCEQNDIHSPQVTVYESLLFSAWLRLPEDVDSNKRRMFIEEVMELVELKPLKDALVGLPGVNGLSTEQRKRLTIAVELVANPSIIFMDEPTSGLDARAAAIVMRTVRNTVDTGRTVVCTIHQPSIDIFEAFDELFLMKRGGEEIYAGPLGHHSADLINYYEGIHGVSKIKDGYNPATWMLEVTTIGQEQMLGIDFSDIYKKSELYQRNKALIKEQSQPAPGSTDLYFPTQYSQSSITQCMACLWKQNLSYWRNPPYNAVRFLFTTVIALLFGTIFWDLGGKMSQSQDLFNAMGSMYAAVLFIGIMNCTSVQPVVAVERTVFYRERAAGMYSAFPYAFGQVVIELPYTLAQATVYGVIVYSMIGFEWTAPKFFWYLFFMYFTLLYFTFYGMMAVGLTPNYHIASIVSSAFYAIWNLFSGFIIPRPKVPIWWRWYCWVCPVAWTLYGLVVSQFGDVTTPMEDGTPVKDFIEGYFDFKHSWLGYVATVVVAFAVLFAFLFGFAIMKLNFQKR; encoded by the exons ATGGACGCGACGGCGGAAATCCACAAGGTCGCCAGCATGCGGCGCGACAGCGGCTCCATATGGCGGCGCGGCGACGACGTGTTCTCGCGATCGTCCAgggacgaggacgacgaggaggcgcTGCGCTGGGCCGCGCTCGAGAAGCTGCCCACCTACGACCGCGTCCGCCGTGCCATCCTCCCGCCTCTCGACGGCGGCGAGGGCGCGgcccccggggcggcggcggggaagggGGTCGTGGACGTGCACGGCCTCGGGCCGCGCGAGCGCCGGGCTCTCCTCGAGCGCCTCGTGCGCGTCGCTGACGAGGACAACGAGCGCTTCCTGCTCAAGCTCAAGGACCGCCTCGAACG GGTTGGGATTGAAATGCCGACGATCGAGGTGCGGTTCGAGCACCTGGTGGCGGAGGCGGAGGTCCGGGTCGGCAACAGCGGCCTCCCCACCGTCCTCAACTCCATCACCAACACGCTCGAG GAAGCGGCGAACGCGCTGCGCATACTCCCCAACAGGAAGCGGACCATGCCCATCCTCCACGACGTCAGTGGCATCATCAAGCCCCGCAG GATGACActcctgttgggcccacctgggTCAGGCAAGACCACCTTGCTGCTCGCCTTGGCCGGGAGGCTCGACAAAGACCTCAAGGTCTCAGGCAATGTTACCTACAACGGGCACGGGATGGAGGAGTTTGTGCCGGAGAGGACGGCGGCGTACATAAGCCAGCACGACCTCCACATAGGGGAGATGACTGTGAGGGAGACACTCGCCTTCTCCGCACGCTGCCAGGGTGTTGGCACTCGCTTTG ATATGCTGACTGAGTTGTCGAGGCGAGAGAAGGCCGCAAATATCAAGCCAGATGctgatattgatgcatttatgaAG GCTTCTTCAATGGGAGGTCTGGAGGCCAATGTGAACACAGACTATATACTGAAG ATATTAGGACTAGAGATGTGTGCAGACACGATGGTTGGGGACGAGATGCTCAGGGGCATCTCTGGTGGACAACGGAAGCGTGTTACAACTG GTGAGATGCTGGTTGGGCCGGCCAAGGCGCTCTTCATGGACGAGATCTCAACTGGGCTCGACAGCTCAACTACATTTCAGATTGTAAACTCACTCAGGCAATCTGTGCACATCCTTGGTGGCACAGCCGTCATCTCCCTGCTGCAGCCAGCCCCTGAAACGTACAACTTATTCGATGACATCATCCTCCTCTCTGATGGCCAAGTCGTGTACCAGGGCCCTCGTGACGACGTGCTTGAATTCTTCGAGTCTGTGGGGTTCAAGTGTCCTGAAAGGAAGGGCGTCGCCGACTTCTTGCAAGAG GTGACTTCGAAGAAAGATCAAAAGCAATACTGGGTGCGGGGTGATGAGTCCTACCGGTTCGTGCCGGTTAAAGACTTTGTGCGTGCATTCCAGTCATTCCACACCGGGAGAGCTATAAGAAAGGAGCTCGCTGTGCCATTCGACAAGAGCAAGAGCCATCCAGCAGCATTGACAACTACGAGGTATGGTGTGAGTGGCACGGAGCTGCTAAAGGCAAACATTGGCAGGGAGATCCTCCTCATGAAAAGGAACTCTTTCGTCTACATGTTTAGAACCTTCCAG CTGATCCTCATGTCATTTATTGCAATGACGCTCTTCTTCCGTACAAAGATGAAGCGCGACTCGGTGACAAATGGGGGCATCTACATGGGGGCACTCTTCTTTGGTGTGCTCATGATCATGTTCAATGGCTTCTCTGAGCTTGCACTCACCGTCTTTAAGCTACCCGTGTTCTTCAAGCAGAGGGACCTCCTTTTCTACCCAGCATGGGCTTACACAATACCCTCATGGATCCTCAAGATCCCAATAACATTTGTTGAGGTTGGCGGTTATGTTTTCATAACATACTATGTCATGGGGTTCGACCCAAATGTAGGCAG GTTCTTCAAGCAATATCTTCTTATGTTAGCAATCAATCAGATGGCGGCATCACTCTTCCGATTCATTGGTGGAGCAGCAAGGAACATGATTGTTGCGAATGTCTTTGCATCATTCATGCTGCTCATTTTTATGGTATTGGGCGGATTCATTCTAGTAAGAG AAAAAGTGAAGAAATGGTGGATTTGGGGCTACTGGATCTCCCCACTAATGTATGCACAGAATGCCATCTCAGTGAATGAGTTCTTCGGTCACAGCTGGGATAAAATATTGAATAGCACGGCCTCAAACGAGACCCTTGGAGTGCAAGTCCTGAAGTATCGCGGAGTGTTTCCAGAAGCAAAGTGGTACTGGATCGGTTTGGGTGCAATGCTCGGGTACACCTTGTTGTTCAATGCTCTCTTCACTCTTGCCCTTACATACCTGAAGG CATACGGTAACTCCCGTTCGTCGGTATCTGAAGACGAACTGAAGGAGAAGCATGCCAACCTGAACGGTGAGGTTCTGGACAATGATCGCATGTTATCACCAAGCAATGATGGACCGATACGAATGAACACTGGAAATGACTCAGCAATAGTCGAAGAGAATTCTAGCCCCATGCAAAGGGGAATGGTGCTTCCATTTCTCCCGCTTTCACTCACCTTTGACAACATCAGATACTCTGTTGACATGCCACTG GAAATGAAAGCACAAGGCGTAGTTGAAGACCGATTGGAGCTCCTCAAAGGTGTTAGTGGATCTTTCAGGCCAGGGGTACTGACTGCCCTGATGGGTGTCAGTGGTGCTGGCAAGACTACTCTGATGGATGTGTTGGCAGGGAGAAAGACAGGTGGGTACATTCAAGGAAACATCAGCATTTCAGGATACCCGAAGAAACAAGAGACCTTTGCACGCGTATCAGGATACTGCGAACAGAATGATATCCACTCTCCGCAGGTGACAGTCTATGAGTCGCTGCTTTTCTCAGCATGGCTCCGTCTCCCCGAGGATGTTGATTCAAACAAAAGAAGG ATGTTCATCGAGGAGGTGATGGAGCTTGTGGAGCTCAAGCCTCTGAAAGATGCATTGGTTGGTCTACCGGGAGTGAATGGTCTGTCAACTGAACAGAGGAAGAGGCTGACCATTGCTGTGGAGCTCGTTGCTAATCCTTCTATCATTTTCATGGATGAGCCAACCTCCGGACTTGATGCCCGAGCAGCCGCAATCGTGATGAGGACAGTGAGGAACACTGTTGATACTGGTAGAACTGTGGTTTGCACGATTCATCAACCTAGCATTGACATATTTGAAGCATTTGATGAG CTATTCCTGATGAAGCGAGGTGGAGAAGAGATCTATGCTGGTCCATTGGGCCATCATTCTGCAGACTTAATCAATTACTATGAG GGCATTCATGGGGTCAGCAAAATTAAAGATGGCTACAATCCGGCAACATGGATGTTGGAAGTGACAACGATCGGTCAAGAACAGATGCTAGGCATTGATTTCAGTGACATATACAAGAAATCTGAACTCTACCA GAgaaacaaggcattgataaaggaaCAGAGCCAACCCGCGCCGGGTTCAACTGATCTGTATTTCCCTACCCAGTACTCGCAGTCTTCGATCACACAATGCATGGCTTGCCTGTGGAAGCAGAACCTGTCATACTGGAGGAACCCTCCTTACAATGCCGTTAGGTTCCTTTTCACTACTGTGATTGCTCTCCTCTTCGGCACCATCTTCTGGGACCTTGGTGGCAAAAT GAGCCAGTCACAAGACTTGTTCAACGCCATGGGGTCAATGTATGCTGCAGTGCTGTTCATTGGTATTATGAACTGTACTTCGGTTCAACCAGTGGTGGCTGTGGAGAGGACAGTCTTTTACCGTGAAAGAGCAGCCGGCATGTACTCAGCATTCCCGTACGCATTTGGCCAG GTTGTCATTGAACTCCCATACACACTCGCTCAGGCTACCGTATACGGAGTCATAGTTTACTCGATGATTGGGTTTGAGTGGACAGCTCCTAAATTCTTCTGGTACCTCTTCTTCATGTACTTCACGCTGCTCTACTTCACATTCTACGGCATGATGGCTGTTGGCCTGACACCCAACTACCACATCGCCTCAATCGTCTCGTCAGCATTCTACGCCATCTGGAATCTCTTCTCAGGATTCATCATCCCCCGACCA AAAGTTCCAATCTGGTGGAGATGGTATTGCTGGGTATGCCCCGTAGCGTGGACACTGTACGGGCTGGTTGTCTCACAGTTTGGCGATGTCACAACGCCAATGGAGGACGGCACTCCCGTGAAAGACTTTATAGAGGGCTACTTCGACTTCAAGCACAGCTGGTTAGGTTATGTTGCTACGGTGGTCGTGGCGTTTGCGGTGCTGTTTGCCTTCTTGTTCGGTTTTGCCATCATGAAGCTCAACTTCCAGAAGAGGTAG